In Streptomyces chartreusis, the following proteins share a genomic window:
- the menC gene encoding o-succinylbenzoate synthase, translated as MKLERVEIVHVAIPLVSPFRTSFGTMTTKDTFLLHVVTDTAEGWSEFAADPEPGYCSEFVAGAEIVLRDFLLPRVAALPVVAAAHLGPATDGVKGHELAKAALETAVLDAELRSYGMSLATYLGAVRERVPAGVSVGIQQTIAELLDAVEGYLAEGYVRIKLKIEPGWDLEPVRAVRDRFGWDLPLQVDANTAYTLADAEHLRRLDDFGLLLIEEPLDENNLYAHARLQQRITTPVCLDESLHNARDTASAIAMDACRVVNVKPARVGGYLEARRVHDVAHAHGVPVWCGGMLETGIGRAPNLALAALPGFTLPGDTSASSRYFAEDITEPFVLVDGHLPVPRTPGIGVRPLPEALRRFTRERRDLYVT; from the coding sequence GTGAAGCTCGAACGCGTCGAGATCGTCCATGTGGCGATTCCGCTGGTCAGCCCCTTCCGTACGTCCTTCGGCACGATGACGACGAAGGACACCTTCCTGCTGCACGTCGTCACCGACACCGCCGAGGGCTGGTCGGAGTTCGCGGCCGACCCCGAGCCGGGGTACTGCTCGGAGTTCGTGGCCGGCGCGGAGATCGTGCTGCGGGACTTCCTGCTGCCGCGCGTCGCCGCACTCCCCGTGGTCGCCGCGGCCCACCTCGGGCCCGCGACGGACGGCGTCAAGGGGCACGAGCTGGCGAAGGCGGCACTGGAGACGGCGGTGCTGGACGCGGAGCTGCGGTCGTACGGGATGTCGCTGGCCACGTACCTCGGGGCGGTGCGGGAGCGGGTGCCGGCCGGGGTGTCGGTCGGGATCCAGCAGACGATCGCCGAGCTGCTGGACGCCGTGGAGGGCTATCTCGCCGAGGGATATGTGCGGATCAAGCTGAAGATCGAGCCGGGGTGGGACCTCGAACCCGTACGGGCGGTGCGGGACCGCTTCGGGTGGGACCTGCCGCTCCAGGTCGACGCCAACACGGCGTACACGCTCGCGGACGCCGAGCACCTGCGACGGCTGGACGACTTCGGGCTGCTGCTGATCGAGGAGCCGCTGGACGAGAACAACCTGTACGCCCATGCCCGCCTCCAGCAGCGCATCACGACGCCCGTCTGTCTGGACGAGTCCCTGCACAACGCCCGCGACACCGCCTCCGCCATCGCGATGGACGCCTGCCGGGTGGTCAACGTCAAGCCCGCGCGGGTCGGGGGATACCTGGAGGCGCGGCGGGTGCACGACGTGGCGCACGCGCACGGGGTGCCGGTGTGGTGCGGCGGCATGCTGGAGACGGGGATCGGCCGCGCGCCGAACCTGGCGCTGGCCGCCCTGCCCGGCTTCACGCTGCCCGGGGACACCTCCGCGTCCAGCCGCTACTTCGCCGAGGACATCACCGAGCCGTTCGTACTGGTGGACGGGCATCTGCCGGTGCCGCGGACGCCGGGCATCGGGGTGCGGCCGCTGCCGGAGGCCCTGCGGCGCTTCACCCGGGAGCGGCGAGACCTGTACGTGACCTGA
- a CDS encoding S16 family serine protease, translated as MFSRLTRPRAVALCALPVVALLATAAFAPLPFSLTQPGLTADVLGENRGEQVITISGAPTRDTTGELRMTTIEATSPDTDVSLGDVVDAWFSTDKAVMPRDSVYPSGRSTREIEQFNTEQMRESQGDATEAALNYLDLNDKDVKVTLKLADVGGPSAGLLFSLGIIDKLDGDGTGGDLTGGRTIAGTGTIDPAGKVGAVGGVSLKTQAASRDGATVFLVPKAECGDAKAELPKGLRLVPVTTLKGAVNALTALQSGKGSVPSC; from the coding sequence GTGTTCTCTCGTCTCACGCGCCCCCGGGCCGTCGCCCTCTGCGCTCTCCCGGTCGTCGCCCTGCTCGCCACGGCGGCCTTCGCGCCACTGCCGTTCTCGCTGACGCAGCCCGGCCTGACGGCGGACGTGCTGGGCGAGAACAGGGGCGAGCAGGTGATCACGATCTCCGGTGCGCCGACCCGGGACACCACCGGCGAGCTGCGCATGACGACGATCGAGGCGACCTCGCCCGACACGGACGTCTCGCTCGGCGACGTGGTCGACGCGTGGTTCAGCACGGACAAGGCGGTCATGCCGCGTGACTCGGTCTATCCGAGCGGGCGCAGCACGCGTGAGATCGAGCAGTTCAACACCGAGCAGATGCGGGAGTCGCAGGGCGACGCGACCGAGGCCGCGCTGAACTACCTCGACCTGAACGACAAGGACGTCAAGGTCACCCTGAAGCTCGCGGACGTGGGCGGCCCCAGCGCCGGTCTCCTCTTCTCCCTCGGCATCATCGACAAGCTCGACGGCGACGGCACGGGCGGCGACCTCACCGGCGGCCGCACCATCGCCGGCACCGGCACGATCGACCCCGCGGGCAAGGTCGGCGCGGTGGGCGGCGTCTCCCTGAAGACCCAGGCCGCCAGCCGCGACGGCGCCACGGTCTTCCTGGTCCCCAAGGCCGAATGCGGCGACGCGAAGGCCGAACTCCCCAAGGGCCTGCGCCTGGTACCGGTCACCACCCTGAAGGGCGCGGTGAACGCCCTGACGGCCCTGCAATCGGGGAAGGGCTCCGTGCCGAGCTGCTAG
- a CDS encoding ArsR/SmtB family transcription factor — protein MTESHPPKVHDLDARSLRGLAHPLRMQMLDALRFGGPATASQLAEKLGESSGATSYHLRQLAAHGFVEDDPERGKGRERWWKAAVQGLRFDDALLRDPNPDVRGAADLYLHEVATTQTRELSTWLGTRGEWSEAWNRSADMSSMTLRLTPELAEELAGRLHDLIDSYRDRPDVADALDASTIRVQTRTFPISTD, from the coding sequence ATGACGGAGTCCCACCCGCCCAAGGTTCACGACCTCGACGCCCGCTCCCTGCGCGGACTCGCCCATCCCCTGCGCATGCAGATGCTCGACGCCCTGCGCTTCGGCGGACCGGCCACCGCCTCCCAGCTCGCCGAGAAACTGGGCGAGTCCAGCGGGGCCACCAGCTATCACCTGCGCCAGCTCGCGGCCCACGGCTTCGTGGAGGACGACCCCGAGCGGGGCAAGGGCCGGGAGCGGTGGTGGAAGGCGGCGGTGCAGGGGCTGCGCTTCGACGACGCCCTCCTGCGCGACCCCAACCCGGATGTGCGCGGCGCCGCCGACCTCTACCTGCACGAGGTCGCGACCACACAGACGCGCGAGCTGTCGACGTGGCTCGGTACGCGCGGGGAGTGGTCCGAGGCGTGGAACCGCAGCGCGGACATGAGCAGCATGACGCTCCGGCTGACCCCGGAGCTGGCGGAGGAACTCGCGGGCAGGCTGCACGACTTGATCGACAGCTACCGCGACCGGCCCGATGTCGCGGACGCCCTCGACGCGAGCACCATCCGCGTGCAGACCCGAACCTTCCCCATCAGCACGGACTGA
- a CDS encoding glycine betaine ABC transporter substrate-binding protein — MVDDVRPGTIGRGEPLKGAELTVTSKSFTEQLILGAIMGIAFEAAGADVLDRTGIQGSIGSREAVRKGDADAGYEYTGTAWITYLGHSDPITDPQAQWEAVRKEDAKNGLTWLPPSALDNTYALAMNQDNHKKYGTNDLSEVAALSKSDPSAVTLCVEVEFANRADGLPGMQKAYGMSIPTGNITQMDTGIIYTQVAKGTCTYGEVFTTDGRIKSMNLVVMDDDKHFFPNYNAAPVINTKTLKKWPAITGVLDPITKKLNNSVAQDLNAKVDVDGEDPHQVALDWMKQEGFVK, encoded by the coding sequence ATGGTCGACGACGTACGGCCCGGGACGATCGGCCGGGGTGAGCCGCTGAAGGGCGCCGAGCTGACGGTGACGTCGAAGTCGTTCACCGAGCAGCTCATCCTCGGCGCGATCATGGGCATCGCGTTCGAGGCGGCCGGCGCGGACGTGCTCGACCGGACCGGCATCCAGGGGTCCATCGGCAGCCGGGAGGCGGTCCGCAAGGGCGACGCGGACGCCGGGTACGAGTACACGGGCACGGCCTGGATCACGTATCTGGGGCACAGCGATCCCATCACCGACCCGCAGGCGCAGTGGGAGGCGGTGCGCAAGGAGGACGCGAAGAACGGGCTGACCTGGCTTCCGCCTTCCGCGCTGGACAACACCTACGCGCTGGCGATGAACCAGGACAACCACAAGAAGTACGGCACGAACGACCTCTCGGAGGTCGCCGCGCTGTCGAAGTCCGACCCCTCGGCGGTGACGCTGTGCGTGGAGGTCGAGTTCGCCAACCGGGCGGACGGGCTGCCGGGGATGCAGAAGGCGTACGGCATGAGCATCCCGACGGGGAACATCACCCAGATGGACACCGGCATCATCTACACCCAGGTCGCCAAGGGGACGTGCACCTACGGCGAGGTGTTCACGACGGACGGCCGCATCAAGTCCATGAACCTCGTGGTCATGGACGACGACAAGCACTTCTTCCCCAACTACAACGCGGCCCCGGTGATCAACACCAAGACCCTGAAGAAGTGGCCGGCCATCACGGGCGTCCTCGACCCGATCACCAAGAAATTGAACAACTCCGTCGCCCAGGACCTGAACGCGAAGGTGGACGTCGACGGCGAGGACCCGCACCAGGTGGCCCTGGACTGGATGAAGCAGGAGGGGTTCGTGAAGTAG
- a CDS encoding ABC transporter permease: MRRPFRKLSWQQLTIVPAMLVVILLATWLWFQQADLDAVSENALSNGQVSQALWEHIELTAISTFFVLIIAIPLGILLTRRAFRKATPVAVAFANMGQATPAIGLLALLVIWLGIGRRAALIGMIAYAVLPVLSNTMAGLQANDPTMLEAARGIGMSPLGVLSRVELPLAVPLILAGVRTALVLNVGTATLAVFGGGGGLGVLITAGITNQRMPVLVLGSILTVSLALLVDWLAALAEVLLRPRGLDL, translated from the coding sequence GTGCGGCGCCCGTTCCGGAAGCTGAGCTGGCAGCAGCTGACGATCGTGCCCGCGATGCTGGTGGTGATCCTGCTCGCGACCTGGCTGTGGTTCCAGCAGGCCGACCTCGACGCGGTCTCCGAGAACGCGCTGTCGAACGGTCAGGTCTCCCAGGCCCTGTGGGAGCACATCGAACTCACGGCGATCTCCACCTTCTTCGTGCTGATCATCGCGATCCCGCTGGGGATCCTGCTCACCCGGCGGGCGTTCCGCAAGGCGACCCCGGTGGCGGTGGCGTTCGCCAACATGGGCCAGGCGACCCCGGCGATCGGGCTGCTCGCGCTGCTGGTGATCTGGCTGGGCATCGGCCGCCGGGCCGCCCTGATCGGCATGATCGCGTACGCCGTGCTGCCCGTGCTGTCCAACACGATGGCCGGTCTCCAGGCGAACGACCCGACCATGCTGGAGGCGGCGCGCGGCATCGGCATGTCCCCTCTCGGGGTCCTGTCCCGGGTGGAACTCCCCCTGGCGGTCCCGCTGATCCTGGCGGGCGTCCGCACGGCCCTGGTCCTCAACGTGGGTACGGCGACCCTGGCGGTGTTCGGCGGGGGCGGCGGTCTGGGCGTGCTGATCACGGCCGGCATCACCAACCAGCGCATGCCGGTGCTGGTCCTCGGCTCGATCCTCACGGTCAGCCTCGCCCTGCTGGTGGACTGGCTGGCGGCGCTGGCGGAAGTGCTGCTGCGGCCGCGGGGGCTGGACCTGTGA
- a CDS encoding betaine/proline/choline family ABC transporter ATP-binding protein (Members of the family are the ATP-binding subunit of ABC transporters for substrates such as betaine, L-proline or other amino acids, choline, carnitine, etc. The substrate specificity is best determined from the substrate-binding subunit, rather than this subunit, as it interacts with the permease subunit and not with substrate directly.) translates to MPEDSGHNGHHGASIELESLSKEYPGNPTPAVDNVNMEIKAGEVVILVGPSGCGKSTTLKMINRLIEPTGGRIRIGGEDVTDIDPVKLRRKVGYAIQSAGLFPHMTVAQNIALVPKMIGWSKTRIASRVEELLDLVGLDAGEFRGRYPRQLSGGQQQRVGVARALAADPPVLLMDEPFGAVDPITRDHLQDELIRLQHELHKTIVFVTHDFDEAIKLGDRIAVLREQSHIAQFDTPEAILTNPADDFVSGFVGAGAALKRLNLSRVRDVEITDYPTVTVDDPLQEIFNRLRSSGTNEILLLDKRGRPYKWLRRGDLMRARGSLARAGTLVSDTVTRDATLRDALEAVLTDNAGRVVVTGRRGEYTGVVDMETLMNSVHELLDADRLEALEAQHELEGARAERTHAEQEGEGGGMKA, encoded by the coding sequence GTGCCTGAGGACAGCGGCCACAACGGCCACCACGGGGCCTCGATCGAGCTGGAGAGCCTGTCGAAGGAGTATCCGGGCAATCCGACGCCGGCCGTCGACAACGTGAACATGGAGATCAAGGCGGGCGAGGTCGTCATCCTCGTCGGCCCCTCCGGGTGCGGGAAGTCGACGACCCTGAAGATGATCAACCGGCTGATCGAGCCGACCGGCGGCCGGATCCGCATCGGCGGCGAGGACGTCACCGACATCGACCCGGTGAAGCTGCGCCGCAAGGTCGGCTACGCGATCCAGTCCGCGGGGCTGTTCCCGCACATGACGGTCGCGCAGAACATCGCGCTCGTCCCGAAGATGATCGGCTGGTCGAAGACGCGGATCGCCTCACGGGTCGAGGAGCTGCTCGACCTCGTCGGGCTGGACGCCGGGGAGTTCCGCGGCCGGTATCCGCGGCAACTGTCCGGCGGTCAGCAGCAACGCGTGGGCGTGGCACGGGCGTTGGCGGCGGATCCGCCGGTGCTGCTGATGGACGAACCGTTCGGCGCGGTCGACCCGATCACCCGTGATCACCTCCAGGACGAGCTGATCAGGCTCCAGCACGAGCTGCACAAGACGATCGTCTTCGTCACGCACGACTTCGACGAGGCGATCAAGCTCGGTGACCGTATCGCCGTGCTGCGCGAGCAGTCGCACATCGCCCAGTTCGACACCCCCGAGGCGATCCTCACCAACCCGGCGGACGACTTCGTCTCCGGTTTCGTCGGCGCCGGGGCGGCGCTGAAACGGCTGAACCTGTCCCGGGTACGGGACGTGGAGATCACCGACTATCCGACGGTCACCGTCGACGACCCGCTCCAGGAGATCTTCAACCGGCTCCGCTCCAGCGGCACCAACGAGATCCTGCTGCTCGACAAGCGGGGCCGGCCCTACAAGTGGCTCCGGCGCGGCGACCTGATGCGGGCCCGGGGTTCGCTGGCCCGGGCCGGGACGCTGGTGAGCGACACGGTGACGCGGGACGCCACGCTGCGGGACGCCCTGGAGGCAGTGCTCACCGACAACGCGGGGCGGGTCGTGGTGACCGGGCGGCGCGGTGAGTACACGGGCGTCGTCGACATGGAGACGCTGATGAACTCGGTGCACGAGCTGCTGGACGCCGACCGGCTGGAGGCGCTGGAGGCCCAGCACGAGCTGGAGGGGGCGCGGGCGGAGCGCACGCACGCCGAGCAGGAGGGCGAGGGAGGGGGGATGAAGGCGTGA
- a CDS encoding ABC transporter permease produces MSFWEYLGNRHQQLFADALQHASAVLQCMVVATVIGVLIGVVTYRSEWAGNFATLTTSGILTIPSLAMIGLLIPIVGLGVAPTVIALTLYGLLPIVRNSIVGLRGVDPSLVDAAKGIGMSRLTRLLKVELPLAWPPILTGIRVATQMLMGIAAIAAYASGPGLGNVIFRGLASLGSANALNQVLAGTVGIIILALLFDAAYVLIGRLTISRGIRA; encoded by the coding sequence GTGAGCTTCTGGGAGTACCTGGGCAACCGCCACCAGCAGCTGTTCGCCGACGCCCTCCAGCACGCCAGCGCCGTCCTGCAGTGCATGGTGGTGGCGACCGTGATCGGGGTGCTGATCGGGGTCGTCACCTATCGCAGCGAGTGGGCCGGCAACTTCGCCACGCTGACGACCTCGGGCATCCTCACCATTCCGTCGCTGGCCATGATCGGTCTGCTCATCCCGATCGTGGGTCTCGGCGTGGCGCCCACGGTGATCGCGCTGACGCTGTACGGGCTGCTGCCGATCGTGCGCAACTCCATCGTCGGGCTGCGCGGGGTCGACCCGTCCCTGGTGGACGCGGCCAAGGGCATCGGGATGTCCCGGCTCACCCGGCTGCTGAAGGTGGAGCTGCCGCTGGCCTGGCCGCCGATCCTGACCGGGATCCGGGTCGCCACGCAGATGCTGATGGGCATCGCGGCGATCGCGGCGTACGCCTCCGGCCCCGGCCTCGGCAATGTCATCTTCCGCGGTCTCGCCTCGCTGGGCAGCGCGAACGCGCTGAACCAGGTGCTCGCGGGCACGGTCGGGATCATCATCCTGGCGCTGCTGTTCGACGCCGCGTACGTCCTGATCGGGCGGCTGACCATCTCCAGGGGGATCCGTGCCTGA
- a CDS encoding Lrp/AsnC family transcriptional regulator, producing MAIDHLDGRIIVLLAREPRIGVLEMSRRLGVARGTVQARLDRLQSNGVIRGFGPQVEPAALGYPVTAFATLQIRQGQGPDVRAHLATVPEVLELHTTTGTGDMMCRLVARSNADLQRVIDRVVGFDGIVRASTAIVMENPVPLRIIPLVEQAAQDTADN from the coding sequence GTGGCGATCGATCATCTGGACGGGCGGATCATCGTGCTGCTGGCGCGCGAGCCGCGGATCGGGGTGCTGGAGATGTCCCGGCGGCTGGGAGTGGCCCGCGGGACCGTGCAGGCGCGGCTGGACCGGCTTCAGTCGAACGGAGTCATCCGCGGATTCGGTCCCCAGGTGGAGCCGGCCGCGCTCGGCTACCCGGTCACCGCGTTCGCCACGCTGCAGATCCGCCAGGGGCAAGGGCCGGACGTACGGGCGCACTTGGCGACCGTGCCGGAGGTGCTGGAGCTGCACACCACCACCGGGACCGGGGACATGATGTGCCGGCTGGTGGCGCGCTCCAACGCCGATCTCCAGCGTGTGATCGACCGGGTTGTCGGCTTCGATGGGATCGTCCGGGCCTCCACCGCGATCGTGATGGAGAACCCTGTTCCGCTGCGGATCATCCCGTTGGTGGAGCAGGCGGCACAGGACACGGCCGACAACTAG
- the hppD gene encoding 4-hydroxyphenylpyruvate dioxygenase, translating to MTQTTHHTPDTARQADPFPVKGMDAVVFAVGNAKQAAHYYSTAFGMRLVAYSGPENGSRETASYVLENGSARFVLTSVIKPATAWGHFLAQHVAEHGDGVVDLAIEVPDARAAYAYALEHGARSVAEPYEVKDEHGTVVLAAIATYGETRHTLVERGGYDGPYLPGFVAAKPMVEPPAHRTFQAIDHCVGNVELGRMNEWVGFYNKVMGFTNMKEFVGDDIATEYSALMSKVVADGTLKVKFPINEPAIAKKKSQIDEYLEFYGGAGVQHIALNTNDIVATVRTMRAAGVQFLDTPDSYYDTLGEWVGDTRVPVDTLRELKILADRDEDGYLLQIFTKPVQDRPTVFFEIIERHGSMGFGKGNFKALFEAIEREQAKRGNL from the coding sequence ATGACGCAGACCACACACCACACTCCCGACACCGCCCGGCAGGCCGACCCCTTCCCGGTCAAGGGAATGGACGCGGTCGTCTTCGCCGTGGGCAACGCCAAGCAGGCGGCGCACTACTACTCGACCGCTTTCGGCATGCGTCTCGTGGCCTACTCCGGACCGGAGAACGGCAGCCGCGAGACCGCGAGCTATGTGCTGGAGAACGGCTCCGCCCGGTTCGTCCTCACCTCCGTCATCAAGCCCGCCACCGCCTGGGGCCACTTCCTCGCCCAGCACGTGGCCGAGCACGGCGACGGTGTCGTCGACCTCGCGATCGAGGTCCCGGACGCCCGGGCCGCGTACGCCTACGCGCTGGAACACGGCGCCCGCTCGGTGGCCGAGCCGTACGAGGTGAAGGACGAGCACGGCACCGTCGTGCTGGCCGCCATCGCGACGTACGGCGAGACCCGCCACACCCTGGTCGAGCGCGGCGGCTACGACGGCCCGTACCTGCCCGGCTTCGTGGCGGCCAAGCCGATGGTCGAGCCGCCCGCCCACCGCACGTTCCAGGCGATCGACCACTGCGTCGGCAACGTCGAGCTCGGCCGGATGAACGAGTGGGTCGGCTTCTACAACAAGGTCATGGGCTTCACGAACATGAAGGAGTTCGTGGGCGACGACATCGCGACCGAGTACAGCGCGCTGATGTCGAAGGTCGTGGCCGACGGCACGCTCAAGGTCAAGTTCCCGATCAACGAGCCCGCCATCGCCAAGAAGAAGTCCCAGATCGACGAGTACCTGGAGTTCTACGGCGGCGCCGGCGTCCAGCACATCGCGCTGAACACCAACGACATCGTCGCCACGGTCCGCACCATGCGCGCGGCCGGCGTCCAGTTCCTCGACACCCCGGACTCCTACTACGACACCCTCGGCGAGTGGGTCGGCGACACCCGGGTCCCCGTCGACACCCTGCGCGAGCTGAAGATCCTCGCCGACCGTGACGAGGACGGCTACCTGCTGCAGATCTTCACCAAGCCGGTCCAGGACCGTCCGACCGTCTTCTTCGAGATCATCGAGCGGCACGGTTCGATGGGCTTCGGAAAGGGCAACTTCAAGGCCCTGTTCGAGGCGATCGAGCGGGAGCAGGCCAAGCGCGGAAACCTGTGA
- a CDS encoding Teichoic acid biosynthesis protein C (Precursor), whose protein sequence is MGDTVDRFDLSVASERWLWKKDTLKEPTVLQSFALDEVHKHLYVLQIVWGGSEAGDLCLNRLDLQGKRLGHMYLRGFGHGVGIGVQHAPDGTVWIWTECAASEGGYGRGVTRFRFFPGATREVADVNVRFPIRGSTGNQPSICQATGRIAVRHRVDDVPRYRIYDLAAFVAGDYTTHLADFPQTGTHPDPTVPFQGFALHGDHLYQLAGTPYDPQRNPPAGRGDTHVSCLHIRTGEPVQRERTEAGHSLSFREPEGLAVRRTPKPWLCMGFASGAVGAREFSVYYKPHRP, encoded by the coding sequence GTGGGGGACACGGTGGACCGCTTCGACCTGTCCGTGGCGTCCGAGCGCTGGCTGTGGAAGAAGGACACGCTCAAGGAGCCGACCGTCCTTCAGTCGTTCGCCCTCGACGAGGTGCACAAGCACCTGTACGTCCTGCAGATCGTGTGGGGCGGCTCCGAGGCCGGCGACCTGTGCCTGAACCGCCTCGACCTTCAGGGCAAGCGCCTCGGCCACATGTACCTGCGCGGCTTCGGACACGGCGTGGGCATCGGCGTGCAGCACGCGCCCGACGGCACCGTCTGGATCTGGACCGAGTGCGCCGCGAGCGAGGGCGGCTACGGCCGCGGCGTCACCCGTTTCCGCTTCTTCCCCGGTGCCACCCGCGAGGTCGCCGACGTCAACGTCCGCTTCCCGATACGGGGTTCCACCGGCAACCAGCCGTCGATCTGCCAGGCCACGGGCCGTATCGCAGTGCGCCACCGGGTCGACGACGTGCCGCGCTACCGGATCTACGACCTCGCCGCGTTCGTCGCCGGTGACTACACCACCCACCTCGCCGACTTCCCGCAGACCGGCACGCACCCCGACCCGACGGTCCCGTTCCAGGGGTTCGCCCTGCACGGCGACCACCTCTACCAACTGGCCGGCACGCCCTACGACCCGCAGCGCAACCCGCCCGCCGGCCGCGGCGACACCCATGTGTCCTGCCTGCACATCCGCACCGGCGAACCGGTCCAGCGCGAGCGCACCGAGGCCGGTCACTCGCTCTCCTTCCGCGAGCCGGAGGGCCTCGCGGTGCGGCGTACACCGAAGCCGTGGCTGTGCATGGGCTTCGCGTCCGGAGCGGTGGGCGCCCGCGAGTTCTCGGTCTACTACAAGCCGCACCGCCCCTGA
- a CDS encoding tetratricopeptide repeat protein, translating into MENDAVENGQGTRPGFPRVRRRVLLASVAGCAVLGGLLTLLPWGSGGAGTPPPAPGARALAAVTTGVAVALPDLAVLIDGRERHLRAYPGDAESWAVLGAAYVEQGRRTSDPANYPKAEEALRRSLKAREQNAGALDGMAALANARRDFRAARNWSEAALKADRRLWSAYPQLIDAQTGLGDYKAADKALDRLVELRKGPEVLAWAAGVYRDRGRREDAAAALSDAAAGAETPAERAAYLERGGQLAFERGDLDEALRYFREAVRLDPDQRAALAGQGRTLAALGRTTEALNAYRAAFAKRPDPEYALELGELYESLGLEQAARVQYDSLRERVARSAEGGVDDELVLGRFEADHGDPEAAVRRLRDEWRRQPGIAVADALGWALHRAGEDEEALKFARVATDRHRGGGVRSALYVYHLGMIERELEMPGAARRHLQEALRISPRFSPTRVPLAEQALRELGEPSVEDVPDMDAEPEEKSEEE; encoded by the coding sequence ATGGAGAACGACGCCGTGGAGAACGGACAGGGCACGCGGCCGGGGTTCCCGCGGGTCCGGCGGCGGGTGCTGCTCGCCTCGGTGGCGGGGTGTGCCGTGCTCGGCGGGCTGCTGACGCTGCTGCCGTGGGGGTCGGGCGGGGCCGGGACTCCCCCGCCGGCGCCGGGGGCGCGGGCGCTGGCCGCGGTCACCACGGGCGTGGCCGTCGCGCTGCCCGATCTCGCGGTGCTGATCGACGGGCGGGAGCGGCACTTGCGGGCCTACCCGGGGGACGCCGAGTCGTGGGCGGTGCTGGGCGCGGCGTATGTGGAGCAGGGCCGCCGGACCTCGGACCCGGCGAACTACCCGAAGGCGGAAGAGGCGTTGCGCAGGTCCCTGAAGGCGCGCGAGCAAAATGCCGGGGCGCTGGACGGCATGGCGGCGCTGGCGAACGCGCGGCGGGACTTCCGGGCCGCGCGCAACTGGAGCGAGGCGGCGCTGAAGGCGGACCGGAGGCTGTGGTCGGCGTATCCGCAGCTGATCGACGCGCAGACCGGGCTCGGTGACTACAAGGCGGCCGACAAGGCGCTGGACCGGCTGGTGGAGCTGCGCAAGGGGCCGGAGGTGCTGGCGTGGGCGGCCGGCGTGTACCGGGACCGGGGCCGGCGGGAGGACGCGGCGGCCGCCCTGTCCGACGCGGCGGCGGGCGCGGAGACCCCGGCCGAGCGGGCGGCGTATCTGGAGCGGGGCGGGCAGCTCGCCTTCGAACGCGGTGACCTTGACGAGGCCCTGCGGTACTTCAGGGAGGCGGTGCGGCTCGACCCCGACCAGCGGGCCGCGCTCGCGGGGCAGGGGCGGACGCTGGCGGCGCTGGGCCGGACGACGGAGGCGCTGAACGCCTACCGGGCCGCCTTCGCCAAGCGGCCGGATCCGGAGTACGCCCTTGAACTGGGCGAGCTGTACGAGTCGCTGGGGCTGGAGCAGGCGGCGCGGGTGCAGTACGACTCGCTGCGGGAGCGGGTGGCGCGGAGCGCGGAGGGCGGGGTGGACGACGAGCTGGTGCTGGGCCGTTTCGAGGCCGACCACGGCGACCCCGAGGCGGCGGTGCGGCGGCTGCGGGACGAGTGGCGCCGGCAGCCGGGGATCGCGGTGGCCGACGCGCTGGGCTGGGCGCTGCACCGGGCCGGCGAGGACGAGGAGGCGCTGAAGTTCGCGCGGGTGGCGACCGACCGGCACCGCGGGGGCGGGGTACGCAGCGCGCTGTACGTGTACCACCTGGGGATGATCGAACGGGAGCTGGAGATGCCGGGGGCCGCGCGGCGGCATCTCCAGGAGGCGCTGCGGATCAGCCCCCGCTTCTCGCCGACCCGGGTGCCGCTGGCGGAGCAGGCGCTGCGGGAACTGGGCGAGCCGTCGGTGGAGGACGTGCCGGACATGGACGCCGAGCCCGAGGAGAAGTCCGAGGAGGAGTGA